From Cinclus cinclus chromosome 2, bCinCin1.1, whole genome shotgun sequence, one genomic window encodes:
- the SERTM1 gene encoding serine-rich and transmembrane domain-containing protein 1, which produces MSESYPSSGFVGNMENGTFLELYPTSLSTSVDSSPGHLSNVYVYVSIFLSLLAFLLLLLIIALQRLKNIISSSSSYPEYNSDAGSSFTNLEVCSISSQRSALSNLSS; this is translated from the coding sequence aTGTCAGAATCCTACCCTTCATCTGGATTTGTGGGAAACATGGAAAATGGGACATTTCTGGAGCTGTATCCCACATCCCTTTCAACTTCAGTGGATTCATCGCCTGGCCATTTATCCAACGTCTATGTCTATGTTTCTATATTCCTTAGTCTATTagcttttctccttttgctaCTGATCATTGCACTTCAGAGGctgaaaaacataatttcttccAGTTCATCCTACCCTGAATACAATAGTGATGCTGGAAGTTCATTCACTAATTTAGAGGTTTGCAGTATTTCTTCCCAGCGCTCTGCTCTCTCAAACCtttcttcatga